The following DNA comes from Rhodothermales bacterium.
GTCCACCCGCAGGCTGTCGCCCGGCAGGTCGAGGAACCTATGGATCGGCCCGAACTGGTCCAGGATGCGCCCCTCGGCGTCGACGAGCAGCGACGGCTGGTTAGCCTGGTCCTGGATCTCGTCCTGCGAGGTCGACCGGGCTTCTTCCGGGGCTCCGGCTCTGATTTCCTTCGGGGCTTCTACGGGCATTGTGGCTTCGACCTTTACCTCGGCCGGCTCGGCGACCGTCAGGTCGGTATCGTTCAAATCGATCTCGACGCCCTCGTCGTCCTCATCCGCGGTGTCGGTCGGCAGCAACTCGATCGCCGCGCTTGGACGCGGAGGGGCGGGCTCCTGCTTGCCGGTCTCGGCTTTCCCCGGCGTCGCCGCGAACAACGGGACGGTCGATTTTTTCTGGAAGACGGACGTGGACCCACTCACCGGGATGAACCCCGGCAGTTCAAGCGCTTCGTCGGCCGGCTGGTCGAGTAGCAGGAAGCCCCCGGGGGCCAGGGCCTCGGAGAACTGGTTGACCACTTCGCTGGCTACGGCCTCGCTCAGCCTCGACAATACCTCGCTCGCGTAAATCGCGTGCAGGCCGTTGAGCGGCGGGGTGAGCATGGGGTTGTGGGAGAAGAAGTGGATGATCTTCTGGAGATCCTCCGCCACCGTATATTGCTCACCCTCGCGCCGGAAGAATCGATCGAGGTACAACGCCGGCAGGTGCGAGGCGATGCCGAGTCCGTAGATCCCCTTCCGGGCAAACGCCAGTGTCTCGGTATCGCTATCCGTGGCGATGATCTGGAGTTTCATGGACGACATCTGCTTCGCGGCGCGCTCCTGCAGGAGGATGGCGAACATCAGGGCTTCCTCGCCGCTGGCGCACTCGGGCACCCAGATCCGGCACGTCCCCTGGGTCGATGCCATCTCCATAATCCGGTGGAGGAGGGTTTCCTTCAGGCGCTGGAAAATACGGTTAGGCTTGTAGAACGAGGCGTTGCGAAACAGCAGTCGCTTGGCGAGAAAGCCGACTTCCGCCGGATAAGATTTCAGGATGCCGATGTATTGCGACAGGCTCCCCACCTGGTGGATGCGCATCCGCTGGGCAAAATGGGTCTCCAGGTACGCCGGCTTGTACACCCCGAAGTTGATCGCATACTGTTTCTCGAGGAGCGCGAACACCTGTTCGAGCAATTGCGCCTCGCGTTCGTCGCGCCAAAGGACGGGCCGCGCCGTCTCGGCCGAAGCGAGCCCCTTCAGGTAGCCGGCGAGGAGCGTGGCCATCTGCTGGGGGGAGACTACGGCGTCGACGAGCGTGCGGGCTTCGAGCGCCAGCGCGTCGTCCGGGGCGATGGGGCGGCCGGTGGCCTGGAAGATGACGCCCCCGGCGCTCCGCAATTGCTTCAGGCCAGCGAGGCCGTCGGCGAAGGCATCGTTGAAAAGGAGGGTGATCGTCTGCGTGTGCTCGCGCTCGGCGAAGGAGCGGAAGATCGCGTCGAGCGGCAGCTGCGAGGTGTCGAGCGATGCCGGCGCCACGGTCTGCAGGATGCCGTCGCGAACGACGATGTGTTTGCCCTGCGGCACCAGGTAGATGCACGCCTGGCGCAATTTCTCTTTGTTCTTGACCGCCACCGTTTCCAGTGGCGTCACGCCCAACAGGCTCTCGTCGAGCCGCTGCGTCGGGGACGAACCGCTGGAAAGCACAATAAACGGTGTTCGGCAGGAAGCCGGCAGCGCCTTGAAAAAAGCACGCAGCGCGTCGTAGCCCGATGGCGAAACGGCCACTGCGACGACGGAAGCCTGCGGCCGGACAGGCGTGAAGAGGTGATTGGCGACGAGTTCGAGCGGGGGGCGCGAGGACTTGTCGTGGGATTCCATAACGGCTATGCGACCGGATTCAATGGGCTCGGGTGCGGATGAGGGGCATCCTGTAAGTCGTTACACTACGCCGGCGTGCGGCAGCCTGCCTTCGTAATTAATAGACACCCGACGGGATACCACATGTCATCTCGACCGAAATTCCCGCGCGGCGGGAATGCAGCGGAGAGACCTCCAGAAAAATGGCGTTGTCGAAGCCCACAAAACAAAGCATGTGCCGCTTCCTGCGAAACGGCACATGGGGTAATCCAGTCTGAAAGCACCCGGAAGGCCTCAACGCACCAGCTTCTTATACCGGATTCGGTGGGGCTGGTCGGCCTCGATGCCCAGGACTTCGTGGCGGTGAGTCTCATATTGCGAGTAGTTGCCGTCGAACCACGTCACCACGCTATCCCCCTCGAAAGCCAGGATGTGCGTTGCAACCCGATCCAGGAACCAGCGATCATGCGAAATCACCACAGCGCAGCCGACGAATGCCTCGAGCGCTTCCTCCAGCGCGCGGAGGGTGTTGACGTCGAGGTCGTTCGTGGGCTCGTCCAGTAGCAACACGTTGCAGCTTTCGCGGAGCGTCTTCGCGAGGTGGACGCGGTTGCGTTCCCCGCCCGAGAGCTGACCGACGCGTTTCTGCTGGTCGCTGCCGGCGAAATTGAAGCGGCCCACGTAGGCGCGCGAGTTCATCTCCCGGTTGCCCACTTGCAGGAGCTCCATGCCGCCGGAGATCTCTTCCCAGATCGTTTTGTCGGGGTCGAGCGGCCGGTTCTGATCCACATAGCCCAGCTTTACCGTCTCCCCGATCCGGAAGGAGCCGCTGTCGGGCTTTTCCTGGCCGGTGATCATCCGGAAGAGCGTCGTCTTGCCAGCGCCGTTCGGGCCGATCACACCGATGATGCCGCCCGGAGGCAGGGCGAAGTTGAGGTTCTCGAAGAGCAATCGATCCCCATATCCCTTCGCCACGTTGGTGGCTTCGATGACCAGGTTGCCGAGGCGCGGTCCGGGTGGAATCGGGATTTCGATATCCTCGTTGCGTTTCTCCTGCTGGTCGGCCACCATCTTCTCGTACGAGGAGATACGGGCCTTGCTCTTCGCGTGGCGCCCTTTGGGAGACGTCCGAATCCACTCCAGCTCTCGGGCGAGTGTTTTCTGCAGCTTCGAAGCTTGCTTTTCCTCGAGCGCGAGGCGTTTGCCCTTCAGCTCCAGCCAGGTCGAATAGTTGCCCTCGAACGGGATGCCGCTACCGCGGTCGAGCTCCAGGATCCAGCCGGCTACGTTGTCCAGAAAGTACCTATCGTGGGTGACGGCGATGACCGTGCCGGGATACCGGGCCAGGTGCTGTTCGAGCCAGGAGATCGACTCGGCGTCCAGATGGTTGGTCGGCTCGTCGAGCAGGAGCACGTCCGGCTCCTGAAGCAGCAGCCGGCAGAGCGCCACGCGCCGGCGTTCGCCGCCGGAGAGCACTTTGACGGACGATTCCGGCGGGGGACAACGGAGGGCGTCCATCGCCATCTCGAGTTTGCTCTGGATGTCCCACCCGTTCAGATGGTCGATCTTGTCCTGCAACTTCGCCTGCTCGTCCATGAGCTTGTCAAAGTCGGCATCCGGCTCGGAGAATTTAGCGCTCACCTCCTCGTACGCCTTCAACAGGCCGACGACATGCCGCGCGCCCTCCTCGACGATCTCGCGGACCGTGCGATCGGGATCCAGCTCGGGCTCCTGGGACAGGTAGCCGAAGGTGGTGCCTTTTTTGACCTCGATCGTGCCGAGGTAGTCTGTGTCAAGCCCCGCGATGATCTTGAGCAGGGTGCTCTTCCCGGAGCCGTTCAACCCCAATACGCCGATCTTGGCGCCGTAGTAGAACGAGAGGTTGATGTTCTTCAGAACTTGCTTGCTGGGTTTATGGATCTTGCCCACGCCCAACATGGAGAAAATAATCTTGGTATCGCTCAAGGGTAATAGGTTTCAGGTTGGCAAGTTGCAGGTTCCAGGTTGTCGCTGGGGACTGGCCCAAGAGCCATTGGTCTGGAAGGATCTGATGGTTGAGTGTCAGGCGAGAATTGTCCTGAGCCGGCCCTCATACGCACATGACGCATTTGGGTGCCCTGGAGACGTTGAACGTTCGGGCATGGAGCGTTAGCACGTTGACGGGCCTGGTGTTATAGACGTGATAACGTGCAACGTATCAACGTTCAATCGGTACCTCACAGCCTCGTATTCACCACATTGTTATAGATGGACCCGAACGTGTAACTCAGGCCGACGGAACTGGTGAAGCCGTAGGTGGTGGCGAGTTGCCGGCGCTGGAGGAGCAGGTCCTCGAGATTGGTATCGCCCTTGGGCAGGTAGAGCTGGTCGTGGATGAATTCGAGCCCGCTGGAGAGGCGGACGGAGAGCCCGCGGGTGAGGCGAACGGAGACGTTGCCCGATACCTCGATCCGGTTTTTGGAGGGGTCGTGCATGTACTGAGAGCCCAGGATCCGCGCGTTCGTCTCGCCCCAGGTCTCTTTAAGTCGCAGCCTGGCCTCGAGGGAGTGGCGGAGGAGCGATTCTACGTCCTTATCGAAGATCGTCGGCTCGGCGTAGTCCTGGTAGATGTAGGACAACCGGTACGCGAAGGTGAACTCGCGGCGGGTGGACTCGTCGTACGGGTAGATGTTGTACTCCAACGCCGGCCCCGTCGAGACGCCCAGGTCGGTGTTGTTAAACGTCGAGGTGCTCGCCGATCCCGAAACACCCAACGACCAGTGATCGGTCAGGCTGCGCACGAACGAGGCCCATGCACCCGAACGCAAGGAGTTGCTTTCAATCGTGTCGCCATCATCCTTGAAACGCCTCAGGTCGCGGTTGTCATACACCTGCATCTGGATGCTCATCTCCTCGGTCACGCGGTCCGCCGAGACGGATGAGCTGTACTGGAAGATGTCCCGCGAAGCCTCGCTGCTAACGTAGCCGTTCCCGTTAATCCTGAACACCCAGAAATTCCACGGGTCGTCGACGGGCTGCGCCTCGATGGCCTCGGAATCGTCGAAGTCGATCTGGATTCGGGCCCCAAGGGGCGTCCGCGCCATGTAGGGCATCAGACCGAGCATGATCTGGTGGGAGAGGCCGCGGCGGATCTCCTCGGAGGTGTCGTTCTGGATGGTGTTGTACAGCAGGGTCTGCTGGAGATCGGCGAAACGCCCCCGCCCGATGTAGTTGATTGTGTAGGCCTGGCCGCCGCTGCCCGTACGCAGATTGGTGATCAGCACATGCACATCCGCCGCCTCTTTGTCGCGCACATGGTTCACGAACTGGATCGACTGCCGGAGGTACATCTGGTCACACGCGTCGCAGTCGAAGAAAATGGCGGGAATGGCTTTATTGCAGGGGTCGGGGTCGCCGGCCGGGCAGTCGTCGGGCGTCGTACGGTCTAACGTGAGGGCATCGTATCGGTTAAAAGCGACTTGCGGAGCGTATGCGAGGGCCGGATTGTCGGATATCGTGGCCGAAAGCGCGATCAACGCGAAGAGAATCACCGTTTTTTCCATCGTCATCAATTCCTTGCGGGCAAACGGGTTAGGGGTGACGGGCGAAGTGCAACATAAATCATTTTGCCTGTACCGGCTCCCTCTCCCGCAAAAAAATTACGCGATTTTAACAAATCCAGATCGCCGCCTCACGCCGTCGCTTTTTTCACCCGCCAGCTCCGCTTCTTGAGCATGTCCAGCAGCACCGCCACCAGGATCACCATGCCCAACACCACCTTCTGGGTGTAGCTCTCGACACCGGTGAGGTTCATCCCGTTCTGGATCACGGCAATGATGAGGGCGCCGACGAGGGTCCCCATGATCCGGCCCTCCCCGCCGGCCAGGCTGGTGCCGCCCACCACGACGGCGGCGATGACGTACAGTTCATACAACAACCCGTACGTCGGCGCCCCGCTTTTGAGCTGCGAGGCCTGGACGATCCCGCCAAGGCCGGCAAGCATCCCGCCCACCGTATAGACGAAAAGTAACACGCTGTTCACCCGGATGCCGGACAGCCGCGCCGCCTCGGGGTTGCCGCCGACGGCGTAAATGTACCGCCCGAGCGTCGTCCGGGTCATCAGGATGTGCGCCAGCAGATAAATCACGGCCATCAGGATGACGGCGTTGGGGATGGAGAACAGATCGGCGCCGCGGCCCAGCCATACGTACGAATCCGGCACTTCGTAAATCGATTCGCCCCGGCTGATGATGTACGCGAACCCGCTCGCCACGAGCATCACGGCCAGCGTCGTGATAAACGGCGGCACCTTGAATTGCGTGATCGTCATGCCCGACACAAAGCCCACCATGCCGCACATCAGGATGGCTGACACGGAGGCGAACAGCATCACGCCCAGCGATGCGTCTGCGCCGCCCATCGCGCGGATGATCCAGGCCGCCACGACGGCCGAGAGCGCGATCAGGCTACCGACGGAGAGGTCGATGCCGGCCGTGATGATCACCATCGTCATCCCCACCGCCAGGATGGCGATGACGACGATCTGGTTGGCCACGTTGCGCAGGTTGTTCGCGAGCAAAAACGTGGGCCAGCGGTAGCTGCGCGGGGCCGTGATCTTCGCGCCGGCGAGCGGCGGGATGCGCGAGGTGATATTGCCCACGATCGTAGCATAATCCTGCGGGGTCCCGATCGCCGCCACGGCGACGCCTGTCGCCGCCAGGGCCTCCAATCCTTCCCGAATCTCTGTCGGCTCGCCGCGGACGACGCCGGTAACCGGCACGCCGGCGTCGCGCAACATCGCCCCGAGGGCGTCGGCGAATTGTTGATGCTCGGCGTTCGCTTTGGTCACCAGAACCACCGCGCCCTCGCCGGCGGCCTCCCGCAGGTCATCCGCGATCGCCGCCGCCGCATCCGCCCCACGCGGGTTCTGCTCCGCCATCGTCATAAACGCATAAAACAGGCACAGCGCTAGCAGCACGAGGACCATGCCGTAGCGGGAGAGAAGGGCGGAGAGGTTGGGCATACACGCGGTGAAACGTTTTATCGTTGAACGTTTAAGGAACTGTTGGGACTACCACAACCCAAGGCTGAGTCATCCCCGCGAAAGCGGGGATCCAGCCATAAGATTGGCATTTTTCTGGGTCCCCGCCTTCGCGGGGATGACTTGCTCCTTATGCATTATGCAAATCTTGACAGTTTCTAAAGGTCCAGCGATGGGGCGATTGGCAATAGGTACAAGCATGTTGTGGCGCAAATTCTTGACTCCTGAGAACGTTCAACGAAATAACGTTCAACGTTTTTATGCCACCGCCAGCGCCATCACCTCCTCCTGCGTGGCGCGGCGGACGTCGGCGATTTCGCCGTTGATGCGGCCCTGGTGCATCACGAGCACCCGGTCGCTCATCCCGAGCACTTCGGGCAGTTCGGAGGAGATCATGAGGATCGCCTTGCCGGCCCGGGCGAGTTCGTTCATCAGGAGGTAGATCTCGTACTTGGCGCCTACGTCGATGCCGCGGGTGGGCTCGTCGAAGATGATCACGTCCGAGTTCGACTCCAGCCAGCGCGCCAGCAGCACCTTCTGCTGGTTGCCGCCGGAGAGGTTGCGGACGAGCTGGTCCTGGTGGGAGAGTTTGATGTTGATGCTACCGATATATTCGGCGAAGCGGGCGCGCTCCTCCTTGCCGGCGATGAAGCCGCGCCGCGACCAGTGCCCGAGGTTCGGCAGCGCGAAGTTCTCGCGCGAGGACAGCCCCAGCACGAGGCCCTGCGCCTTCCGGTCCTCGGTGAGCAGGCAGATGCCCTGGCGGATGGCGTCCTGCGGCGAACGGATGCGCAGCGGCCGGCCGTCGAGCACGATCTCGCCCTTCGCCGCCCGGTCCGCCCCGAAAATCAGTCGCGCGAGTTCCGTCCGCCCGGCGCCGACCAGTCCCGTCAGCCCGACGATTTCGCCGCGGCGGACAACAAACGACACGCCGGGCTCGTTTAGCGTCCGCGCCAGGCCGCGCACCTCCAGTCGCACGTCGCCCACGGGGTGGCTCACCTTGGGAAACTCGTTGTCGATCGAGCGGCCCACCATCATCTCGATCAGGGCCTCGCGATTCACATCCGCCACAGGGCGGGTGTCGATGTAGGCTCCATCGCGTAGCACCGTCACGCGGTCGGCAATCGCAAAGATCTCGTTGAGCCGGTGGCTGATGTAGATGATCCCGATGCCCTGCGCCTGGAGGTCCCGGATGATGGCGAAGAGGGTGTCGACTTCCTGGTTGGTGAGCGCGGCGCTCGGCTCGTCCATCACCAGGATCCGGGCCCCCAGCGAAAGCGCTTTTGCGATTTCGACGAGCTGCTGCTGCGCGACGCTCAGTGTGGCGCAGACGGCGGACGGGTCGATGTGAATCCGCATCCGGGCGAACAGCGCCTCGGTGGTTTGCCGCTCCTCCTTAGGGGAGAAGAACCCGAAGCGGGCTTTTTCGTGGCCGAGGAGGATGTTTTCCTGGACGGTGAGGCCTGGGATCAGGTTAAATTCCTGGTAGATGACCGCGATGCCGGCGCGCTGTGCCTCCAGCGGGTTCGCGAATCGCCGGGCGACGCCGTCAATCGTGATCGCGCCGGCATCCGGCGCGTGTACGCCGGCGAGCACCTTGATGAGCGTGCTTTTGCCGGCGCCGTTTTCGCCGACGACGGCCAGCACCTCGCCCCGGTGGAGGTCCAGCCGGACACCCTTCAGCGCGTACACGCCCGGAAACGATTTTTCGATACCCTCCATCGCCAGGAGGGGCGCCCCTTCCGCCATGGTCATGCCTTTATTCCGCGATCCTATTATTCCGCTATTGTAGCATCAGCCTGGGCGTCGGCCTGGCGGTAGAGGGTGGCGGGGATGAGCTGCTCCGCTGGCGTGGCCTCGCCGGCCATGTAGGCGCGGATGGACGCGATGGTCATCGCGCCGATCTGGCGGGGGTGCTGGATCACGTCGGCGTAGATCTTCCCGTCGCGGATGGCCTTGCGGGCCTCGGCCGTCCCGTCAAATCCGACCACCTGGACGGTGCCGGATTTGCCGGCTTTTTCGATCGCCGCCACCGCGCCGAGCGCCGTGTCGTCGTTGATCGCGAAGATTACGTCGAGGTTCGGGTGGGCCTGGAGGATGTCCTCGGCCACCTTAAACGCCCGGTCTTTGGTGCCGCCGCCTGTAAGTTGGGCCACGACTTCGATTGTCGCGCCTGCCGTATTCGCTGCGTTGATGACCTCGTGGAAGCCTGTGGTGCGCTGGATGACCGACTCGACCTCCGGGTGGTCGATGATGGCCACCTGGCCGCTCGTCCCGAGCACCTCCATCACCGCCTCGGCCGCGAGCCGGCCGCCGGCGTAGTTGTCCGTCGCGATGTGGGTGACGATGCTCACCCCATCCGCCAGCGCCGCGATGTCCGCCGTAAAGACGGGGATGCCGGCGGCGTTCGCCTCCTGGATCGCCGTGCCGATGGCCTTTGAATCCGCCGGGCTCAGCACGATCGCGTCGACGCCCTGGACGATGAAGTTCGAGAGCTGGTCCTTCTGCTTCGCGACGTCGAACTCGGTGGAGACGACCGTCACCTTCATGCCGTATTTGGCGCCCTCTTCCTCCAGGCCGGCGGCCAGGTTCTGGAAAAACGGATGGGTCATGGTGAGGAGGGAGACGCCGACGGTCACCTCGTCCGCCGCTGGGGCGGAGGTGTCACCGCTGCCTTGCGGGCCGCAGGCGGGGAGGGTGAGGAGGAGGGCGAAAAGGAAATAGAGGCGGGTGCGCATGGTTGGCTGGGTGGTGGATGACTCAAGACATACTACTTGGGGTCATCCTGAGCCGCCGCGATGGAATCGCGGAGCGTCGAAGGACCCCCCGACCCACCGTGATTCGCGTGTCGCGCGGTCGATCCGAGAGGTCCCCCCGCCTTCGCGGGGGCAGGC
Coding sequences within:
- a CDS encoding ABC transporter permease; this translates as MPNLSALLSRYGMVLVLLALCLFYAFMTMAEQNPRGADAAAAIADDLREAAGEGAVVLVTKANAEHQQFADALGAMLRDAGVPVTGVVRGEPTEIREGLEALAATGVAVAAIGTPQDYATIVGNITSRIPPLAGAKITAPRSYRWPTFLLANNLRNVANQIVVIAILAVGMTMVIITAGIDLSVGSLIALSAVVAAWIIRAMGGADASLGVMLFASVSAILMCGMVGFVSGMTITQFKVPPFITTLAVMLVASGFAYIISRGESIYEVPDSYVWLGRGADLFSIPNAVILMAVIYLLAHILMTRTTLGRYIYAVGGNPEAARLSGIRVNSVLLFVYTVGGMLAGLGGIVQASQLKSGAPTYGLLYELYVIAAVVVGGTSLAGGEGRIMGTLVGALIIAVIQNGMNLTGVESYTQKVVLGMVILVAVLLDMLKKRSWRVKKATA
- a CDS encoding sugar ABC transporter ATP-binding protein, producing MTMAEGAPLLAMEGIEKSFPGVYALKGVRLDLHRGEVLAVVGENGAGKSTLIKVLAGVHAPDAGAITIDGVARRFANPLEAQRAGIAVIYQEFNLIPGLTVQENILLGHEKARFGFFSPKEERQTTEALFARMRIHIDPSAVCATLSVAQQQLVEIAKALSLGARILVMDEPSAALTNQEVDTLFAIIRDLQAQGIGIIYISHRLNEIFAIADRVTVLRDGAYIDTRPVADVNREALIEMMVGRSIDNEFPKVSHPVGDVRLEVRGLARTLNEPGVSFVVRRGEIVGLTGLVGAGRTELARLIFGADRAAKGEIVLDGRPLRIRSPQDAIRQGICLLTEDRKAQGLVLGLSSRENFALPNLGHWSRRGFIAGKEERARFAEYIGSINIKLSHQDQLVRNLSGGNQQKVLLARWLESNSDVIIFDEPTRGIDVGAKYEIYLLMNELARAGKAILMISSELPEVLGMSDRVLVMHQGRINGEIADVRRATQEEVMALAVA
- the ettA gene encoding energy-dependent translational throttle protein EttA is translated as MSDTKIIFSMLGVGKIHKPSKQVLKNINLSFYYGAKIGVLGLNGSGKSTLLKIIAGLDTDYLGTIEVKKGTTFGYLSQEPELDPDRTVREIVEEGARHVVGLLKAYEEVSAKFSEPDADFDKLMDEQAKLQDKIDHLNGWDIQSKLEMAMDALRCPPPESSVKVLSGGERRRVALCRLLLQEPDVLLLDEPTNHLDAESISWLEQHLARYPGTVIAVTHDRYFLDNVAGWILELDRGSGIPFEGNYSTWLELKGKRLALEEKQASKLQKTLARELEWIRTSPKGRHAKSKARISSYEKMVADQQEKRNEDIEIPIPPGPRLGNLVIEATNVAKGYGDRLLFENLNFALPPGGIIGVIGPNGAGKTTLFRMITGQEKPDSGSFRIGETVKLGYVDQNRPLDPDKTIWEEISGGMELLQVGNREMNSRAYVGRFNFAGSDQQKRVGQLSGGERNRVHLAKTLRESCNVLLLDEPTNDLDVNTLRALEEALEAFVGCAVVISHDRWFLDRVATHILAFEGDSVVTWFDGNYSQYETHRHEVLGIEADQPHRIRYKKLVR
- a CDS encoding CheR family methyltransferase, which encodes MESHDKSSRPPLELVANHLFTPVRPQASVVAVAVSPSGYDALRAFFKALPASCRTPFIVLSSGSSPTQRLDESLLGVTPLETVAVKNKEKLRQACIYLVPQGKHIVVRDGILQTVAPASLDTSQLPLDAIFRSFAEREHTQTITLLFNDAFADGLAGLKQLRSAGGVIFQATGRPIAPDDALALEARTLVDAVVSPQQMATLLAGYLKGLASAETARPVLWRDEREAQLLEQVFALLEKQYAINFGVYKPAYLETHFAQRMRIHQVGSLSQYIGILKSYPAEVGFLAKRLLFRNASFYKPNRIFQRLKETLLHRIMEMASTQGTCRIWVPECASGEEALMFAILLQERAAKQMSSMKLQIIATDSDTETLAFARKGIYGLGIASHLPALYLDRFFRREGEQYTVAEDLQKIIHFFSHNPMLTPPLNGLHAIYASEVLSRLSEAVASEVVNQFSEALAPGGFLLLDQPADEALELPGFIPVSGSTSVFQKKSTVPLFAATPGKAETGKQEPAPPRPSAAIELLPTDTADEDDEGVEIDLNDTDLTVAEPAEVKVEATMPVEAPKEIRAGAPEEARSTSQDEIQDQANQPSLLVDAEGRILDQFGPIHRFLDLPGDSLRVDLIDLVIPDIRADLKAALEQAIQRNKTFKSKAIPFEINGETRPVHLQIRPVPLNDGATMGAQVTFFDATIEENESTDMESNKSVTHALESMENDLAQLKTRLHAMLHDLQNSRDEVRAENAAIIGQADDLRRQISDMTRRNEDLTDTNKELLALNRDLVKKVEEMRRGLQQAARRPEPAPEPEHLLKTPLGGLLSKRHEIRTALTSIIGFADLLADRLRDENRELAQYVGAGGKQLSDALSVLLNQDDEAPAPPPTIKVQEIKLTPIRTARLLVVDDSDDTRRLLALVLGDRFECEMASSASEAIEKANLEYFTAVLLDINLGKDASGVDVLHQLRTLQHYQNVPFMAVTAMATPRDRALLLREGFDAYLPKPFHKTALLNTLDQILSQKSMN
- a CDS encoding substrate-binding domain-containing protein, whose amino-acid sequence is MRTRLYFLFALLLTLPACGPQGSGDTSAPAADEVTVGVSLLTMTHPFFQNLAAGLEEEGAKYGMKVTVVSTEFDVAKQKDQLSNFIVQGVDAIVLSPADSKAIGTAIQEANAAGIPVFTADIAALADGVSIVTHIATDNYAGGRLAAEAVMEVLGTSGQVAIIDHPEVESVIQRTTGFHEVINAANTAGATIEVVAQLTGGGTKDRAFKVAEDILQAHPNLDVIFAINDDTALGAVAAIEKAGKSGTVQVVGFDGTAEARKAIRDGKIYADVIQHPRQIGAMTIASIRAYMAGEATPAEQLIPATLYRQADAQADATIAE